One window of the Aptenodytes patagonicus chromosome 5, bAptPat1.pri.cur, whole genome shotgun sequence genome contains the following:
- the SEC22B gene encoding vesicle-trafficking protein SEC22b — MVLLTMIARVADGLPLAASMQEDEQSGRDLQQYQSQAKQLFRKLNEQSPTRCTLEAGAMAFHYIIEKGVCYLVLCEAAFPKKLAFAYLEDLHSEFDEQHGKKVPTVSRPYSFIEFDTYIQKTKKLYIDSRARRNLGSINTELQDVQRIMVANIEEVLQRGEALSALDSKANNLSSLSKKYRQDAKYLNMRSTYAKLAAVAVFFIMLIVYVRFWWL; from the exons ATGGTGCTGCTCACGATGATCGCCCGCGTGGCGGACGGGCTCCCGCTGGCCGCCTCCATGCAGGAGGACGAGCAG TCAGGCCGCGATCTGCAGCAGTACCAGAGTCAAGCGAAGCAGCTCTTCCGCAAGCTGAACGAGCAGTCCCCCACGAGATGCACTCTCGAAGCAGGAGCCATGGCTTTCCA CTACATCATTGAGAAAGGAGTGTGTTACCTGGTCCTGTGTGAAGCTGCATTCCCCAAGAAACTGGCCTTTGCGTATCTGGAAGACTTGCATTCAGAGTTTGATGAGCAGCATGGCAAGAAGGTGCCGACGGTCTCCAGGCCCTATTCCTTCATTGAATTTG ATACCTACATCCAGAAAACCAAGAAGCTCTACATTGATAGCCGGGCAAGGAGGAACCTGGGCTCTATCAACACAGAGCTGCAAGATGTGCAGAGGATTATGGTGGCCAACATTGAGGAAGTCTTACAGCGAGGAGAGGCGCTTTCAG CTCTTGATTCCAAGGCCAACAACTTGTCCAGTTTGTCCAAGAAGTACCGTCAGGATGCGAAGTACCTGAACATGCGTTCCACTTACGCCAAACTTGCAGCTGTAGCTGTGTTTTTTATCATGTTGATCGTCTATGTGAGATTCTGGTGGCTGTGA